One genomic region from Gemmatimonadota bacterium encodes:
- a CDS encoding M48 family metalloprotease: MNEDIHNGSGDAHARRILTGISSRAWEHPADRAALAALRRLPVFDLVLKKLFGIFGEKPVRLSFQANAVRVTPRQFPHVHRLYLEVCETLDAPEPYDLFISQTPVVNAGAYGMDRPFIILNSGMKTLLNDRQLQYVMGHELGHIMSGHVLYRTMTVLLLQLAQLGFPIVGIAARAVLIGLLEWSRKAELSCDRAGLLAIQDPDDVMISLMRMAGAGTPEETNLGEFIQQAEEYRTSEDVADSVFKILNLLGQSHPFPVLRVAELRTWIEDGHYERVLAGQYARRGEPDPEYRSDLREAARAYAEGARGLLDDVADAARKMGESIFDNLRR; the protein is encoded by the coding sequence ATGAACGAGGACATCCACAACGGCAGCGGTGATGCCCATGCGCGCCGGATCCTGACCGGTATCTCGTCGCGTGCCTGGGAGCACCCCGCGGATCGAGCGGCGCTGGCGGCGCTCCGGCGCCTGCCGGTGTTCGACCTGGTCCTCAAGAAGCTCTTCGGCATCTTCGGGGAGAAGCCGGTACGTCTGTCGTTCCAGGCCAACGCGGTGCGGGTCACGCCCCGCCAGTTCCCGCACGTCCACCGGCTCTACCTCGAGGTGTGCGAGACGCTGGACGCGCCGGAGCCGTACGACCTCTTCATCTCGCAGACGCCGGTGGTCAACGCGGGCGCCTATGGAATGGACCGGCCCTTCATCATCCTCAACTCGGGGATGAAGACGCTGCTGAACGACCGGCAGCTGCAGTACGTGATGGGGCACGAGCTCGGGCACATCATGAGCGGCCACGTGCTCTATCGCACGATGACCGTGCTGTTGCTCCAGCTGGCGCAGCTGGGCTTCCCGATCGTCGGAATCGCCGCGCGGGCGGTGTTGATCGGCTTGCTGGAGTGGTCCCGCAAGGCGGAGCTCTCCTGCGACCGGGCGGGTCTGCTGGCCATCCAGGACCCCGACGACGTCATGATCTCCCTCATGCGGATGGCGGGTGCCGGCACTCCCGAGGAGACCAACCTGGGCGAGTTCATCCAGCAGGCGGAGGAGTACCGCACATCGGAGGACGTCGCGGACTCGGTCTTCAAGATCCTGAACCTGCTCGGCCAGAGCCACCCCTTCCCCGTGCTGCGCGTCGCGGAGCTGCGCACCTGGATCGAGGACGGCCACTACGAGCGCGTGTTGGCCGGCCAGTACGCACGCCGCGGCGAGCCCGACCCGGAGTACCGCAGCGACCTGCGCGAGGCCGCCCGGGCCTACGCGGAAGGCGCGCGCGGCCTGCTGGACGACGTGGCCGACGCCGCCCGCAAGATGGGCGAGTCCATCTTCGACAACCTGCGGCGCTGA
- a CDS encoding cystathionine gamma-synthase — MSTDSTGTHRFGTVAIHGGQAPEPVTGAIAPPIFQTSTYVQTGIAEPREGYEYARVQNPTREAWERALAAVEGGRHGIAFASGLASIEAVVKNLSAGDHVVSEENTYGGTTRMFMRVLSRLGIEFTFVDTRDPDRVRAALTPATRLVHVETPTNPLMRLSDIAALADVAHDAGARLMVDNTFASPYNQNPLALGADVVMHSTTKYLNGHSDVIGGGLVVNDDALAEELRFVRKSTGAVPGPFDAWLCLRGCKTLEVRMLRHNENGQRIAEHLAEHPKVVRVHYPGLDSHPQHALARTQMRGYAGMLSIELPTPEATAAFCGGTHLFQLAESLGGVESMINVPSRMTHASVPPERRAAMGITDSLVRLSVGIEDAADLIDDLDEALSRT; from the coding sequence TTGAGCACGGACTCCACGGGAACGCACCGGTTCGGTACGGTGGCGATCCATGGCGGACAGGCCCCCGAGCCCGTCACCGGCGCCATCGCCCCTCCCATCTTCCAGACGTCCACGTACGTCCAGACAGGGATCGCCGAGCCGCGCGAGGGCTACGAGTACGCCCGGGTCCAGAACCCGACCCGGGAGGCGTGGGAGCGCGCCCTGGCCGCGGTGGAGGGGGGACGCCACGGCATCGCCTTCGCCAGCGGCCTGGCTTCCATCGAGGCGGTCGTCAAGAACCTCTCCGCCGGTGACCATGTGGTCAGCGAGGAGAACACCTACGGGGGCACCACCCGCATGTTCATGCGCGTGCTGTCCCGTCTGGGCATCGAATTCACCTTCGTCGACACCCGGGATCCGGACCGCGTGCGGGCCGCCCTGACGCCGGCGACCCGGCTGGTCCACGTGGAGACGCCCACCAACCCCCTCATGCGTCTGTCCGACATCGCCGCGCTGGCCGACGTGGCGCACGACGCCGGCGCGCGCCTGATGGTCGACAACACGTTCGCCTCCCCGTACAACCAGAACCCGCTGGCGCTGGGTGCGGACGTGGTGATGCACTCCACGACCAAGTACCTCAACGGGCACTCGGACGTCATCGGCGGCGGGCTGGTGGTGAACGACGACGCGCTCGCCGAGGAGCTGCGCTTCGTGCGGAAGTCCACGGGCGCGGTTCCAGGGCCCTTCGACGCCTGGCTCTGCCTGCGCGGCTGCAAGACGCTCGAGGTCCGGATGCTCCGCCACAACGAGAACGGGCAGCGGATCGCGGAGCACCTGGCCGAGCATCCCAAGGTGGTCCGCGTGCACTATCCGGGGCTCGACTCCCATCCGCAGCACGCGCTGGCGCGCACGCAGATGCGGGGCTACGCCGGCATGCTGTCGATCGAGCTCCCGACTCCCGAGGCGACGGCGGCCTTCTGCGGAGGCACGCACCTTTTCCAGCTGGCCGAAAGTCTCGGGGGGGTCGAGTCCATGATCAACGTGCCGTCGCGCATGACCCACGCCTCGGTCCCCCCGGAGCGTCGGGCGGCCATGGGCATCACGGACTCGCTGGTCCGGCTCTCCGTCGGCATCGAAGACGCGGCGGACCTGATCGACGACCTCGACGAAGCCCTCTCCCGCACCTGA
- the glmM gene encoding phosphoglucosamine mutase, giving the protein MPIRFPPDLMVSVSGFRGRVGRPLTPELVGALAAGYGAFLQGEGSGNLVLVGRDSRTSGPMLSRAAIAGLVSVGARVVDLGVVPTPTLMLAVEDAGAAGGIGITASHNPAEWNAMKFAAGEGVFLDGERMARFQRFLQEEEPARAAWDALAPVVDDTGAAERHLARILGLPLLDLDGLRARRFRVALDCVRGAGATIMPQLLRALGTSFEAIHLEPDGRFPRDPEPTAEHLAELGELVRRTGADVGLAVDPDVDRLSLVDENGRPLGEDLTLALASAVVLRRDPGVVVTNLSTSQVLEDVVEAHGGRVVRAPVGEINVARRMQAEGAVVGGEGNGGVILPALHLTRDAPVGAALILQHLLDEGMTLSEAAARWPRYEIVKEKVDFPREAIGRAYEALEERFPGSEADHADGLRLTWSRKRAWLHVRPSGTEPIVRLIAEAADEKGARELVEQARAILEGVA; this is encoded by the coding sequence ATGCCGATCCGATTCCCCCCCGACCTGATGGTGTCCGTCTCCGGGTTCCGCGGTCGGGTGGGACGCCCGTTGACCCCGGAGCTGGTGGGGGCATTGGCTGCCGGGTACGGCGCGTTCCTGCAGGGGGAGGGTTCCGGGAACCTCGTGCTGGTCGGCCGCGACTCACGGACCTCCGGACCCATGTTGTCCCGGGCGGCCATCGCAGGGCTCGTCTCGGTCGGGGCCCGCGTCGTGGACCTCGGCGTCGTGCCGACCCCCACCCTGATGCTGGCCGTGGAGGATGCCGGGGCCGCAGGCGGGATCGGGATCACCGCCAGCCACAACCCGGCGGAATGGAACGCGATGAAGTTCGCGGCCGGCGAGGGGGTCTTCCTCGACGGCGAGCGCATGGCCCGCTTCCAGCGCTTCCTGCAGGAGGAGGAGCCGGCCCGTGCCGCCTGGGATGCGCTGGCGCCCGTGGTCGACGACACCGGAGCCGCCGAGCGCCACCTCGCCCGCATCCTGGGCCTGCCGCTGCTGGACCTCGACGGGCTGCGGGCGCGTCGCTTCCGCGTGGCGCTGGACTGCGTCCGTGGCGCGGGCGCCACGATCATGCCGCAGCTGCTGCGTGCGCTCGGCACGTCGTTCGAGGCCATCCATCTGGAGCCCGACGGTCGCTTTCCCCGCGACCCGGAGCCGACCGCCGAGCACCTGGCGGAGCTGGGCGAGCTGGTGCGGCGCACCGGCGCCGACGTCGGGCTGGCGGTCGATCCGGACGTGGACCGTTTGTCCCTGGTGGACGAGAACGGCCGGCCGCTCGGGGAGGATCTGACCCTGGCGCTGGCCTCTGCCGTGGTGCTTCGACGCGATCCCGGAGTGGTGGTGACCAACCTCTCCACCTCGCAGGTGCTCGAGGACGTCGTCGAGGCGCACGGAGGGCGGGTGGTCCGCGCTCCCGTCGGTGAGATCAACGTGGCCCGGCGCATGCAGGCCGAGGGCGCGGTGGTGGGGGGGGAAGGAAACGGAGGCGTGATCCTCCCGGCGCTACACCTGACACGGGATGCACCGGTCGGCGCGGCGCTGATCCTCCAGCACCTGCTCGACGAAGGCATGACCCTCTCGGAGGCGGCCGCTCGCTGGCCCCGCTACGAGATCGTCAAGGAGAAGGTGGACTTTCCGCGGGAGGCGATCGGGCGCGCCTACGAGGCGCTCGAGGAGCGCTTCCCCGGAAGCGAAGCCGACCACGCCGATGGCTTGCGGCTGACCTGGTCGCGCAAGCGGGCGTGGCTGCACGTACGCCCGTCGGGAACGGAGCCGATCGTACGTCTGATCGCGGAAGCGGCGGACGAGAAGGGGGCGCGGGAGCTGGTCGAGCAAGCCCGCGCCATTCTAGAGGGAGTAGCCTGA
- the glmS gene encoding glutamine--fructose-6-phosphate transaminase (isomerizing), producing the protein MCGIVGYIGPKQAGSILIEGIRRLEYRGYDSAGVTILTDRGSLATIKKPGKIAELEKALDGIMPHGTAGIAHTRWATHGPPNQVNAHPHVSQGGDIALVHNGIIENADLLRTKLEELGYAFTSDTDTEVVVHLIDEAWKSNPCLEDAVAAALMEIEGAYGLAVISSRDPDKLVAARKGSPLLLGIGESEGEYFIGSDVAAILEHTRKVVYLNEGDYAVVSRSGYEVFHLGEGTVRRSVHQVDFDLSAIERGGFEHFMLKEIFEQPNTIRDVMRGRLLEEEGTARLGGLDGTENTLDKIKRIVITACGTSWHAGLIGEYMLEEMAGIPVKVEYASEFRYKNPVVDSKTLVLAISQSGETADTLAALREARRRGAQTMGIVNVVGSSIARETDFGVYLHAGPEIGVASTKAFTSQIVAMALFSLFLGRRRTMSILQGREFVRALRDLPAQIEEVLELNDEIRSLAEAYMGSRNFLYLGRGYQFPVALEGALKLKEVSYIHAEGYPAAEMKHGPIALIDENMPVVVLAPSDTVYAKVVSNIEEVKARSGRVIAVVSNGNQELARKVDHLIRVPQSHPCLQPVLTTIPLQLLAYHVAILRGCDVDQPRNLAKSVTVE; encoded by the coding sequence ATGTGTGGGATCGTCGGATATATCGGACCGAAGCAGGCGGGATCCATCCTCATCGAGGGCATCCGCCGCCTCGAGTACCGGGGGTACGATTCGGCGGGCGTGACCATCCTGACGGACCGCGGCAGTCTCGCCACCATCAAGAAGCCCGGAAAGATCGCCGAGCTGGAGAAGGCGCTCGACGGCATCATGCCCCACGGCACGGCCGGGATCGCCCACACCCGCTGGGCCACGCACGGGCCGCCCAACCAGGTCAACGCCCATCCGCACGTGAGCCAGGGCGGGGACATCGCGTTGGTCCACAACGGCATCATCGAGAACGCGGACCTGCTGCGCACCAAGCTGGAGGAGCTCGGCTACGCCTTCACCTCCGACACGGACACCGAGGTCGTCGTCCACCTCATCGACGAGGCGTGGAAGTCCAACCCGTGTCTCGAGGACGCGGTGGCCGCCGCGCTGATGGAGATCGAAGGCGCCTACGGCCTGGCCGTCATCAGCTCGCGTGATCCCGACAAGCTGGTCGCGGCGCGCAAGGGCTCGCCGCTCCTGCTGGGCATCGGGGAGAGCGAAGGCGAGTACTTCATCGGCTCGGACGTCGCCGCCATCCTGGAGCACACGCGCAAGGTGGTCTACCTGAACGAGGGCGACTACGCCGTGGTGAGCCGGAGCGGATACGAGGTCTTCCACCTCGGGGAGGGGACCGTGCGCCGCTCCGTGCACCAGGTGGACTTCGACCTCTCCGCCATCGAGCGCGGTGGGTTCGAGCACTTCATGCTCAAGGAGATCTTCGAGCAACCCAACACCATCCGGGACGTCATGCGGGGCCGCCTCCTCGAGGAAGAGGGCACCGCGCGCCTGGGCGGTCTGGATGGCACCGAGAACACGCTGGACAAGATCAAGCGCATCGTCATCACGGCGTGCGGCACGAGCTGGCACGCGGGCTTGATCGGCGAATACATGCTCGAGGAGATGGCCGGTATCCCCGTCAAGGTGGAGTACGCCTCCGAGTTCCGCTACAAGAACCCGGTGGTCGATTCCAAGACGCTCGTGCTGGCCATCTCGCAGTCGGGTGAGACCGCGGATACGCTGGCCGCGCTGCGCGAGGCCCGCCGGCGCGGCGCGCAGACGATGGGCATCGTCAACGTGGTCGGATCCTCCATCGCCCGTGAGACCGACTTCGGCGTCTATCTGCACGCGGGGCCCGAGATCGGGGTCGCCTCCACAAAGGCGTTCACCAGCCAGATCGTGGCCATGGCGCTGTTCTCCCTGTTCCTGGGCCGACGCCGCACCATGTCCATCCTGCAGGGAAGGGAGTTCGTGCGGGCCTTGCGCGACCTTCCCGCGCAGATCGAGGAAGTGCTGGAGCTCAACGACGAGATCCGCAGTCTGGCCGAGGCCTACATGGGCTCGCGCAACTTCCTGTATCTGGGGCGCGGCTACCAGTTCCCGGTGGCCCTCGAAGGGGCGCTCAAGCTCAAGGAAGTGAGCTACATCCACGCGGAGGGCTACCCGGCCGCCGAGATGAAGCACGGGCCGATTGCGTTGATCGACGAGAACATGCCGGTCGTGGTGCTGGCGCCGAGCGACACCGTGTACGCGAAGGTCGTGTCCAACATCGAAGAGGTGAAAGCGCGCTCGGGTCGGGTCATCGCGGTGGTGAGCAACGGCAACCAGGAGCTGGCCCGCAAGGTGGACCACCTCATCCGGGTGCCGCAGAGCCATCCGTGCCTGCAGCCGGTGCTCACGACCATCCCGCTCCAGCTGCTGGCGTATCACGTGGCCATCCTGCGTGGGTGCGACGTGGATCAGCCGCGCAACCTGGCCAAGTCCGTCACGGTCGAGTGA
- the dtd gene encoding D-aminoacyl-tRNA deacylase yields MRVVLQRVSRAQVRSEGSSLGSIGPGLLVLVGFTAGDDDEALAWMADKIVGLRIFPDDEDRMNRALDDVGGELLVVSQFTLYGDTRKGRRPSFVGAADPALAIPLYERFVALLEARVPGRVHTGRFGADMDVELVNRGPVTLILER; encoded by the coding sequence GTGAGGGTCGTCCTGCAGCGGGTCTCCCGCGCGCAGGTCCGTTCCGAGGGCAGCTCGCTGGGGTCGATCGGGCCCGGGCTCCTGGTGCTCGTGGGCTTCACCGCCGGCGACGACGACGAGGCGCTCGCGTGGATGGCGGACAAGATCGTCGGGCTGCGGATTTTCCCGGACGACGAGGACCGGATGAACCGAGCCCTGGACGACGTGGGGGGCGAGCTGCTGGTGGTCTCGCAGTTCACGCTGTACGGCGACACGCGCAAGGGCCGGCGGCCTTCGTTCGTCGGAGCCGCAGACCCCGCCCTCGCCATCCCGCTGTACGAGCGATTCGTCGCGCTGCTCGAAGCGCGCGTGCCCGGCCGGGTCCACACCGGGCGCTTCGGCGCCGACATGGACGTGGAGCTGGTCAACCGCGGACCGGTCACGCTCATCCTGGAGCGCTGA
- a CDS encoding Maf family protein translates to MRRLVLASASPRRADILRMLGLDFDVRVTDVPERREPGERPVAYVERLAREKATAASEPDARVLAGDTVVVLDDTVLEKPVDAADAEAMLLALSGREHVVLTGMALSDPGSGLHSLVAQAHVRFRTFDATLARRYVQTGEPMDKAGAYGIQSRGAALIERIDGDFFTVMGLSVAGLMALLERAGVPYRFGPLG, encoded by the coding sequence ATGAGACGGCTCGTGCTGGCGTCGGCCTCTCCCCGCCGCGCCGACATCCTGCGCATGCTCGGGCTGGACTTCGATGTCCGCGTCACCGACGTCCCCGAGCGGCGTGAACCAGGGGAGCGACCCGTCGCGTACGTGGAGCGGTTGGCCCGGGAGAAGGCGACCGCCGCATCCGAGCCCGACGCCCGCGTGCTCGCCGGCGATACGGTGGTGGTGCTGGACGACACCGTCCTGGAGAAGCCGGTGGACGCCGCCGACGCCGAGGCGATGCTGCTCGCGCTCTCGGGGCGCGAGCACGTGGTGCTGACGGGCATGGCGCTCTCCGATCCCGGGTCGGGGTTGCACAGCCTGGTGGCCCAGGCCCACGTCCGCTTCCGGACCTTCGACGCGACGCTCGCGCGCCGCTACGTGCAGACCGGCGAGCCCATGGACAAGGCGGGCGCCTACGGGATCCAGAGCCGGGGCGCGGCGCTGATCGAGCGCATCGACGGCGACTTCTTCACGGTGATGGGCCTGTCGGTGGCGGGGTTGATGGCGCTCCTGGAGCGCGCCGGCGTCCCCTACCGCTTCGGGCCGCTCGGATGA
- the mtnA gene encoding S-methyl-5-thioribose-1-phosphate isomerase: protein MSAAPPVVEWGPRPGTVRLLDQTLLPAEVRVLDLTGADAVAEAIRTLRVRGAPAIGVAAALGLVAGMERWIEAGGHGLAEARNECARLADLLFATRPTGHDLGTALARLRACAAGPFADAAGLVTGLRREADHIRDDDRRRCRAIGEAGQALLPPEGEVRVLTHCNAGALATAGIGTALAPLYVARERGRTVRVWADETRPVLQGARLTAWELARAGIEVTVIADSMAAALMARGAVQLVITGADRIAANGDVANKIGTYALALLAAHHGLPFYVAAPSSTIDPACPDGSAIPVEERAADELRDLGARGHLPGEVGVWNPAFDVTPARYVTALVTEGGVLRPPFAPRLAALVGR from the coding sequence ATGAGCGCGGCGCCGCCGGTGGTGGAGTGGGGCCCACGGCCGGGCACCGTGCGCCTCCTCGATCAGACCCTGCTACCGGCCGAGGTGCGCGTCCTCGACCTCACCGGGGCCGACGCCGTGGCGGAGGCCATCCGGACGCTGCGTGTCCGGGGCGCACCGGCCATCGGCGTGGCGGCGGCGCTGGGGCTCGTGGCCGGGATGGAGCGGTGGATCGAGGCCGGGGGCCACGGACTCGCGGAGGCGCGGAACGAGTGCGCGCGGCTGGCCGACCTCCTGTTCGCGACCCGACCCACGGGGCACGACCTGGGCACGGCGCTCGCTCGCCTGCGGGCCTGCGCGGCGGGACCGTTCGCCGACGCCGCCGGCCTGGTGACGGGGCTGCGGAGGGAGGCCGATCACATCCGCGACGACGATCGCCGTCGGTGCCGGGCGATCGGCGAGGCGGGCCAGGCGCTGCTCCCGCCCGAGGGGGAGGTGCGCGTGCTCACGCACTGCAACGCCGGCGCGCTGGCCACGGCCGGGATCGGCACGGCGCTCGCACCCCTCTACGTGGCGCGCGAGCGTGGGCGCACCGTGCGGGTCTGGGCGGACGAGACGCGGCCCGTCCTGCAGGGCGCGCGCCTTACCGCCTGGGAGCTGGCGCGGGCGGGCATCGAGGTCACCGTGATCGCGGACTCGATGGCGGCCGCGCTGATGGCCCGCGGCGCCGTTCAATTGGTGATCACCGGCGCCGATCGCATCGCGGCGAACGGCGACGTGGCCAACAAGATCGGAACGTATGCGCTGGCGCTGTTGGCGGCGCATCACGGTCTGCCGTTCTACGTGGCGGCCCCCTCGAGCACGATCGACCCGGCGTGTCCCGACGGCTCGGCGATCCCGGTCGAGGAGCGCGCGGCCGACGAGCTCCGGGACCTCGGCGCGCGCGGGCATCTCCCCGGGGAGGTCGGGGTCTGGAATCCGGCTTTCGACGTCACGCCGGCGCGGTACGTCACCGCCCTGGTGACGGAGGGCGGCGTGCTCCGACCGCCGTTCGCTCCCCGCCTCGCCGCGCTGGTCGGCCGATGA